CCTTCAGATCTTCTCAATCTTTCTCCTCTCATTCCTCCCTTGCCGCTCAAGCAATCCGCGCCTCCAATTCCCACGACGATGCAACGACGAGGAACGAGAGCCGCGGCTTCTGGGGTATCCTCGCTCAGAAAGCCAAATCAATCCTCGAggaggacgaagaagaagagcatcaacaacaccaacaacaacaacgaaaCGTCGTCGTTTCAGAGCCCtcgaataataataataacaataaccCTACGATACGCAAAAGCATAGAGAAGATCACTACGACGATGAATCATATCGGAGACAGTTTCGAAAAGGGCCGTACGATCGTAGAGTCTCAGATCAGGAAGAAAGGATCAGATCTAATGGAGAACGGTCCATGGCAACCGTTAACGCAACCGAGCCCACACGAGTCTCAGCTCAAAGCTTCTCGTGACGTGGCCATGGCTACAGCAGCCAAGGCCAAGCTCCTCCTACGCGAATTAAAAACGGTTAAAGCCGACCTAGCGTTCGCTAAACAAAGATGTTCCCAGCTTGAGGAAGAAAACAAACGGTTAAGAGATAACCGAGAAAAGGGTAACACCAATCCAGCGGACGATGACCTAATCAGGCTTCAGCTTGAGACGTTACTTGCGGAGAAAGCAAGATTAGCGCACGAGAACTCTATCTACGCGAGGGAGAACAGGTTCTTGAGAGAGATCGTTGAGTATCATCAGTTAACGATGCAGGACGTTGTTTATATCGACGAAGGTATCGAAGAAGTCGCTGAGGTGAATCCTTCCATCACTCGAACGCTCTCCATGGCTTCGTTTTCGGGTGCTTCTGAGTTGCCTGTCTCTCCTTCTCCTTCGTCTCCGGGTTCGCCTTCTCGGCTTTCGGTTTCTACCGATGTTTATCCGGTTTTGGTTCAGCAGAGTTCGGCTAGTGATGTTGTTGAGAGTCCTAAACCGGTTCGACCACCTTCTTTGGGATATGCGGATGATGGTAAGAGACCATCGTCTCAGCTCTCTGTTTAGATTCGATGAGTTGATTATTCTTTATTACCATTTTGATTTGTGTCTTGTGTTCgaaattcttttgtttttattagcaGAAGCGTGTTCTTTTTATTACCTTGGTTTCATTTTGGTTCTGTTGTGTAATAGTTTCTACTTGTTCTAAACATTTTTGCCCATGTAAATCTTtcattttgattattatttgtGTCTTGTTTTGAAATGTTGTGTTGTTGTTCTTAGAGTTTTATGATCTTTTTAATAACTTGGTTTCAGCTTTGGTTCTATTGTAATGGTTTCTTCTTGACTGATGAACAGTTTTACCCTCTACGTTCATGTAAATCTTCAAGGGGAAtttattgatttaattttttttttcattttggaaaTATAGAATTAAACAAATGATGAGGCAAGTGTATATGTTCGACATTCAAGGCGTAAACAGAATCTTTAGTACTAACATGCAACCACGTCTGTACATATTTTTAGATCTGGAAAACATAATAGGTGTAAGATTAGTCAACTGTGAGTATATACAATCATACAACTCTCACtccaagaaaacatattttttactatggcagtattcgttgtaaattcatCGTAAACGgcgtgttacgacgaattaacctcgaaagacatttcgttgttaaacgtctgtcgtaacggaggtttcgtcgtaaaagactcgttacatttacgacgaaatatattcgtcgtaaagcgcagggaaagaattcgtcgtaaacgacacgtaagaTTTCGtggtaaagcccacgtaatgatttcgatgtaaagcacacgtaaatactttcgttgtaaatcactcgtaaacatttcgatgtaaaaccctcgtaaatctttcgatgttaatcactcgtaaacattcgatgtaaactccatgtaatgtttacgaggagtttacatcgattcttattatattattattaattagtatataataaattttaatttatatttaatattcagaatttaaaataatttaaattttaaaacgaaatatgaaatggaaaaacatattttaaaaaggcatttaaaagtcatacaataatatttaaattcataatacaaacaaaaatataaaaaaaactacatatcctCGAAGTAGATGGTGGgtttgctcggctgttgacgggttggatcggactcttggggatctcgtactggcaacccaagagcggctcgtctctcactcaacattctctgcataatcGGGTTTCCCaaggccatcacgtctagcaaatcctcaagagagtctaaacgaacctgctggctatccattcgagcctttatctgagcagtctcttcatcccgtctcgaagtgtatgatgaagttgcccttgcaacttcgttaacagagcctatactgattatccgtcccttctttttaggagccacctataaaatcaaaacatatattaatatagttaattatgttaaaatatttaaaataatgtaaacaaaaattttaagttgtacctcttcgaagattctgtcgacctcttcgaTGTATAATGTGagtggtaatccatcgggagactcctgaattagttgcgtctcccgttcttcaatccgatcAGCCACTgcttggaagagtttctcagatgcaggatccacaaaaactccgtcggatgtggcgtgagtcatcttgaataggtcagacagagatggtaagactcccgtcttctcgaactacaaaaaaaaaaaaaaaaattaaatattataaattatattaattgaatattttaaaatatatatttaaaacaaaacttacagcttctagacgaactcctgcatgaggtttttgtccggttctgtgaagcataggcaaatgaccatctttatccttcgcccttcgagaagccgagcacgaattggtctttttgatcgaagaggggtgctcccaataggcgatgaggccatcccacacatccgtcgtgagctcagtgggctttccctcatacccgtagatctcccacttgtctttccaatcggagactgtgttgcagaggcggatctttgcctttgcaacgaattccgccttcaccctctcggtgattcccaaagaccaatgccacttttgctgaaacagaatttttttgaaaaaattacaattaataataaatattaaatatatatatatttaaaagtgaaaatttaattaaatttaaaaatcttaccgcaaaacatttaaaccacgtgatcttaacgtgatttggtgtcttgctccagttcggatatgccccgtcgtagtaacccttaatcgtcgccgaaacgctccggctaacacagttgttagccccaaacctgaaaaaaacaatttaacctttagaaaataaaaataatttaaattttaatgtaataaaaattaataacttaccaataagttcctcggggtctatcagggtctagaacatccaaaccctcccgtccaggctgggcaagcaaatcctccaccgtatatctcgcgaatggagcatatgaaggcacacgcaaatccggatgaactgtaccttctgggacaggctgaggtgcagccgctggaggaggaggtggatgcatctgcggtggaagaggaggactcgaaaaaactctctgagaagtctgagagtctggaactgcatcggaagacgatggaccggaagaagatgtaccggaaccatcgccaaacaactgggcataagtaggtgctgctggtttcattctaggagccatctaataaaaatttaaattaatcaattatgacgacataattaaaaaattattctgttacctaactaatcacctaaactatagtattccgtcatctaactaatcacctaaactaattacctaactaattaatcacctaaactaactaaaaaaaaaaggaggaaagagagtgtaccttagagggagaggagaggagtttgggaggaatgaatgaggcagcctcgtctcggcgtctcaatatatagataaggtttcgtcgtaaatgtgtcgtaatattacgacgaagttacgaGGTCCGCGTTTTTttatttacgacgaagttaccaggcccgcgttttttggtttacgacgaaattacgtcgaaacgtccgtttacgacgaagttaccaagcccgcgtttttccatttacgacgaagttaccaggcccgcgttttttccatttacgacgaaattttgtggaatagataaccatttacgacgattttacaacgcttaaccctaaataccgagaatgaaatccctaaacctcaaagtcacatatcatctaacatcatatcttcttctctactacttcttgctctttctcaaacttaaactctaaaaccctaaaactccaaataattttttaaaacctaaagaaatacatattatataaaacaacatttgttacacatacattaagatggtaaaaaaacaatatttctttaaacatacgttacaatagaaaaatacaacatttgttacatatattacatcactctaaatcgttttcgttctcatcaatattacatcactctaaatcgttttcgttctcatcactatcattacaatcatcatcgtcgcttctctcgaactcgtcttcacgtgcttcatctgtcgcatcttcgggaaaatcttcatattgaaagttttgcgggtcgatcaaaaggatttcatcagttggttgttctggtacctcaacttcattgatagcgtcttcttcttgcaagggcggttcttctccagcgacaatgcgtccacgaggtgtaattttgatagcagctaaccagtttatcccggaagttcgaagccaagaataaggaaggaagctaacttgctcggcttgtgaagctaaaatgaaaggctcaaatttgttctatcttctcccaaaattgacatccacaacaccaaatcgaaccattcacatttgaagaggacgcattttagcttcaataaccccggaaattccacttcaataatctcctgcaagatcccgtaaaagtctgtttcacctttcacacatattccgtagttactcgttgcccgatgtctcccatactcgtatgtgtgaaaggtaaatcctcgtgtgaaatacataggtgatgtggtgacctttgcaactggaccttgaaccaattcgtgaaaccatacgggataataaagatcgtcataatcaacctgcaaaaagcagatattcttaattaatattgaagtatcaaaacacttacttaattaatcaatgtatgagatatattacgtacctgtgattttaaccacttgacaaagtgcttatctttacgtgtgtccacatcagttgcagatattcctggtattgcttcttcaacttgagatacaaacatgctgcaaattaaacaaataatcaagtcatacataattaacttcaattcatataattaacattcacaaaaatatttacctttcaaagtaacgggtcactgcatcctcgcagttgagcagaatataagtgtgggcactatgtttatcctcttcacatgaccaccatacttctttcgttttaccaccgaaccgtgcaatttcgcagaaaatgtcaggaacaccatcatatggatatgatgtcggtactccaccatcatcatatcttctaggaactctttttctcgtacgaacagttggagcaaagtagtatgatgtgaagttagatgtttcggctgtcaaactccccgcaactattgaaccttccacctttgcaagatttcttgctttccccttcaaatgtttcatctgtcgctcatacggatacatccatccgttgtgaacaggtccacgaagcaatgcttcatacggtaggtggacaactagatgctccatgacgtcaaaaaatgaaggaggaaatatcttctccaggttgcacaatatgatcggaatgttatgatgaagttgttcgatgacttcttccttgaacgtacgtgtgctaagatctctgaaaaatgcgtcgatggctgtatattgcaaaagtaatcaaattaataacatttcataacatatgtatatatattataaaattataattacctgcaagtgcttcatggacatttgctggaaggagctcggcaaaagcaaatggaagtagtcgttgcataaacacatgacaatcatgactcttcattccggagaacttttgacctcgttcaacacatcttgacagatttgaaacataaccatcaggaaacttaacttctgatgcaacccagtcaaacaaggttgttttggcttctgatgacaaccggaagatgggaacaagaacgtttccattgctcttgatatgtaactcacttcttgagcaaatatcaggtaagtccatccttgactttttgttatcttttgtcttcccagggacgttaagtaatgtattcatgatgttctcaaaaaagttcttctcaatatgcatgacatccagattgtggcgtaagagaagatccttccaatagggtagctcccaaaatatactcttcttatgccaattgtgagagacaccatacccatcaggcatatttccatgAACATGCCAATTTtctccaactttaactgtttcctgagctctgtaataatcaatgtctgcttcgatctgctggccggtgagatatggaggaggaccgtctctgacaatttttttgtgccgaaacaatatcttatttcttctgtacggatgggcatgtggaagaaagcgacgatgacaatcaaaccaacaactcttcctatcATTCTttagttgaaaagcatccgtcgatccaagacaatatggacaagataatcttccatgtgttgtccagccagacaacatcccataagcagggaaatcacttatcgtccacaacagaactgctcgcatcgtaaaattgtttttacaatcgtacgtcctcaccccttctgaccacaattgctttagctcttctatcaacggttgaagaaaaacatcaagaggccgttttggatgcttcggcccagggattaatatggtcaaaaatagaaattcttgtttcatgcacatatccggcggtaaattgtacggcgtaagaatgactggccacaaagaatattgtctaccagacattccaaatggactaaatccatcggtgcataacccaagatagacattccgaatatttgtagcaaaatctgcgtgtaccttgttgaaatgtttccacgctcttgcgtctgatggatgtgcaacctcaccatctctctggacatgttccgcatgccacctcatcgacgcagcagtcctctcagattgatataatcttttcaatctgtctgtaattggtaggtaccacatcctttggtacggtaccctattcctcccacggccttgcggtttgaatcgtggttttttgcagaatcgacactcttctaacttgtcatcttctttccagtagatcatgcagttgtcgatgcaaacatcaatcatctccgaaggcaacccaagactataaaccaatttctgaatctcataataagattcagcagacacgttgtcttctggcaaatactctttaaacaactccgcccatgcatccatgcaattctcaggtaaattatgatccgttttaatattcatcatcctagctgctagagacaatttagagagaccttctctacaaccagtgtagattggttgatttgcagcatctagcatttcataaaacctttttgcatccaaattaggttcttctacatttccagttccatcagctattgttgtagttgtttctaaaaatgcatcactaatcatatcttgaaccctatcatgatctaccatctgctcctgatcttgatgataattatattcattatgcaaatgattcggttcttcactatgatgagcatcctcaaaattattattactactactagcttcatttcccccataaccctctccatgttgataccaaatgtagtattgTGGTGTAAATcatctgtttactaaatgcttccatacagtttcactacgtgcaaaatttgaattcttgcatttccgacaggggcagaacatcttaccgctttcctgcgtgatcggtgtacagcccgcctggtgcatgaatgtctctagcccgctcagaaatgcgttcgtcaccctcccgtcggaatctttgtgcaaatacatccaactccgtaactcgtaaatactaccgccaccggccatttttttcctagagttttttttgaaatctttttttttctgatttttttcggatttttttttccgtttgtgtgttgtgaggaagagagttgtgggaaatgacatatatatagaaaaaaattcgagttgggtagttgaaatataacaacgattttataaggaatgttttacatgaattttacatagttttaacataatatttacaacgactttacgaccaaattaggtaagttaaagcacattgaatacacgttttcacctaaatataacggtaacatgtttcgttgtaatgtcgatgtaacgattacgacgtatttctcattccacgtactttcgtcgtaaacttacatggattttacgacgaacatatttcgtcgtaaatttacatggcgtttacgacgaaagttggactcctcgtaactgcgttgtaaacaccatgtaaatttacggcGAAATATTTTTGTCGTAAATCttcgttgttatgggcacgttttTGTCTAACGAATGTCAAGTGATTAGaaactaaaaaattatatattatgtatttttattgaattGTTTTTTGGCAGCCTAATTTTATTAATAGGGTCAATTAGCCAACTGATCATGTTAACATTGTGTTTAAGCTGATAgctattaaaaaacataataacaaATTAAGGGATTGTGTTTTTTTGGACAAATAAGTCTTTCTCAGATGCACAATTCTATGTAATATAGAAATGTACCAGCAAATAGATGAAAAACATATGCTATATCACGTCTCTCTTCTTATTCAGAAATCAGAagataaatcataaaatagtatatagatATTGTATATAAAATGGTAAATTCATACTCACATCGTATACTGAATCATAAAAAtagtatgtaatatttaaaaggagaaaaaaaagacaaatattGCCGTACTAGAAAACCAAGCTTCATTTGCATGATTCTTCGACAGTATTTTTTAATCGCTTGAACATGCTTACAATGATAATTgtgctgttcgtttggttgccgcagctTTCTGCGGTTGCAGCTGAGTCTGCGCCTGCGTCTATTCGTTTGGTTATTGTTCGTTTCGTAGACACAACCATAACCACAGCCTCAGCCATAGCCAACAGTTTGTTGTTCGTTTCGAAAATGCTGGACATTGACGCTGATGCAGACGCAAGATTTAGCTTTGTTCGTTTAGCAGAcgaaattttcatttatttcatattttaattttatgaatttgtaaaattgtattttaaataaataaaatgtagatttaaatttgtaatatttacattcaccaaaatattatatttaattagtaataaatttttAGTCAGATATAcaaatttaacaatattttttatcatataCAAAAGCTAAATAATACATAAagtcttaaataaataaaacaaatatttcaaatatcacATAGAACTGATAATCAaagttataagaaaaaaaaccaaGTCATTAACTAAAACATTTAATACGCTAAACGACCTCTACCATATTCATATGTGATGTTCTTACGCAAagcttgtgggaaccgaaattcgcactgtcgatttctgtttaaataaggaaactagaaaaaaccctaatttcccagaggtctcggatatctgctaataccacacgccaagcaaatcagaacacGATAATGACAAcaataaagtataaaaatcgtaagaagagagcaaatagaagtcttattccgagtttgcgtatgagcgtttacaacaaggtataagcctgggctcgagagctgtcggcgagattcctagttctagcaaccctaagacggctaaacctaattgagtcgcagcttgatttaacaaaaaaaggaaagtttcctaattgctctaagtgctatgttttctctgaaaaagtccctcttcatgcctctcgcctaggaccccttatataccggctccaaggtcggtttacaccTTTCCTCTtgtgcccttaagccgccatagcataaaaatggagatattccattttttccgatcttcataattatcttcaaaatttcgtatttatccgcggaaacttgacatttatctttccttgcgaaccaagcgtaaactaACATGCGGTTTACgagctgttg
The window above is part of the Brassica napus cultivar Da-Ae chromosome C3, Da-Ae, whole genome shotgun sequence genome. Proteins encoded here:
- the LOC106374439 gene encoding uncharacterized protein LOC106374439 codes for the protein MAYRRRQGITRASTFNDDIYNQTPDHDHGDLKGHSNGGSSFRSSQSFSSHSSLAAQAIRASNSHDDATTRNESRGFWGILAQKAKSILEEDEEEEHQQHQQQQRNVVVSEPSNNNNNNNPTIRKSIEKITTTMNHIGDSFEKGRTIVESQIRKKGSDLMENGPWQPLTQPSPHESQLKASRDVAMATAAKAKLLLRELKTVKADLAFAKQRCSQLEEENKRLRDNREKGNTNPADDDLIRLQLETLLAEKARLAHENSIYARENRFLREIVEYHQLTMQDVVYIDEGIEEVAEVNPSITRTLSMASFSGASELPVSPSPSSPGSPSRLSVSTDVYPVLVQQSSASDVVESPKPVRPPSLGYADDGKRPSSQLSV